One genomic window of Anguilla anguilla isolate fAngAng1 chromosome 13, fAngAng1.pri, whole genome shotgun sequence includes the following:
- the LOC118211641 gene encoding protein Wnt-10b-like, with translation MEIYYRRWWERILILATALTSPAFTVLCNDILGLKGAADPVLTPSTVCLQLAGLSKRQMRLCVRSPDVTASALQGIQVALHECQHQLRDQRWNCSSLESHGKLPHQSPILSRGFRESAFSLALMAAGVAHSVTSACSLGKLRGCGCEAKRRLDDSRILLKLRHLQHQTIQRGGGGGGAAARGGQLHPFELHRLTAHSLSPLLEEPPSSQDTWGWGGCSHDARLGERFSRDWLDPRESPRDIHARMRLHNNRVGRQVVADNIKRKCKCHGTSGSCQFKTCWYATPEFRQVGAVLREKFASAVFINSQNKNSGVFNPRARGGAKGQGRGRGRRRRRRRHLSGELVYFEKSPDFCEREPAVDSPGTPGRVCNKTSARTDGCGSLCCGRGHNVLRQTRAERCHCRFHWCCYVLCEECRVSEWVNVCK, from the exons ATGGAAATATATTATAGACGCTGGTGGGAACGCATCTTGATTTTGGCCACTGCGTTAACGTCACCTGCATTCAC AGTCCTGTGCAATGACATTCTTGGCCTGAAGGGGGCCGCTGACCCAGTTCTTACCCCCAGCACGGTGTGCCTGCAGCTTGCGGGCCTGAGTAAGCGGCAGATGCGGCTGTGCGTGCGCAGCCCCGACGTGACGGCCTCCGCCCTGCAGGGCATCCAGGTGGCGCTGCACGAGTGCCAGCACCAGCTGCGGGACCAGCGCTGGAACTGCTCCTCCCTGGAGAGCCACGGCAAGCTGCCCCACCAGAGCCCTATCCTCAGCCGCG GTTTCCGGGAAAGCGCCTTCTCCCTGGCGCTGATGGCAGCGGGCGTGGCCCACTCGGTGACGTCGGCCTGCAGTCTGGGAAAGCTGAGGGGGTGTGGCTGCGAGGCCAAGCGTCGCCTGGACGACAGCAGGATCCTGCTCAAGCTCCGCCATTTGCAGCACCAGACCATACagaggggcggcggcggcgggggggcggcggcccgGGGGGGCCAGCTGCATCCCTTCGAACTCCATCGCCTGACTGCGCACTCTCTCAGCCCCCTCCTGGAGGAGCCCCCCTCCTCGCAGGACACCTGGGGCTGGGGCGGCTGCAGCCACGACGCCCGCCTCGGCGAGCGCTTCTCCCGCGACTGGCTGGACCCCCGCGAGTCACCGCGCGACATCCACGCCCGCATGCGCCTGCACAACAACCGCGTGGGCCGGCAG GTAGTGGCAGACAACATAAAGAGGAAGTGCAAGTGCCATGGCACATCGGGGAGTTGCCAGTTCAAGACCTGCTGGTACGCCACGCCCGAGTTCCGGCAGGTGGGCGCGGTGCTGCGGGAGAAGTTCGCGTCCGCCGTCTTCATCAACTCGCAGAACAAGAACAGCGGCGTCTTCAACCCCCGGGCCCGGGGCGGGGCTaagggacaggggagggggcggggccgcaggcggcggcggcggcggcaccTGTCCGGCGAGCTGGTCTACTTCGAGAAGTCGCCGGACTTCTGCGAGCGGGAGCCGGCGGTGGACTCGCCGGGCACGCCGGGCCGCGTCTGCAACAAGACGAGCGCGCGCACGGACGGCTGCGGCTCGCTGTGCTGCGGCCGCGGCCACAACGTGCTGCGGCAGACCCGCGCCGAGCGCTGCCACTGCCGCTTCCACTGGTGCTGCTACGTGCTGTGCGAGGAGTGCCGCGTCAGCGAGTGGGTCAACGTCTGCAAGTGA
- the ccdc65 gene encoding dynein regulatory complex subunit 2: MPKKGGKKGGGGKQAGMTEEERLLYAQQRAMAEEEMAKRKEDMLTQFLKDKLRKEERNSVLNRHKLTERWRAVFRQTRAQELRRDIEVLSQTFERVLDRKESVIKCLLGDLTESKQQSDLALRSYLQNVDLLLDLEGSRLAFHNQDFGTKLDELKAEFNTEREQILTRHEQDCVYLQDVRFGLEQHYAALGREARQEFQNTRDDIKNRSMEEKNALRVQLEGEVEEMWRQLQEATRSYREATEEHRAACEALRARDQLSSREIQAQMKRLQKMQESCVALRARMSATQREGEAAARDLRAVREKVTDRRRELKTQMGSVHAQHRSALSRLTLHSSNAAKKLQGVIAKGEKLIRQAGVCRKLETERERVQPFYRCSLSAEEQRLVRENQLEPAVTELAQAMQDYAGLEGMWQRWGRVELDRLCLQREKAALAQENLRLRALLRQYLNGLVVSDDALRQDGTLLTVSRSVQSRRPRPAPQRQPARVLQHTLQHTL; encoded by the exons ATGCCGAAGAAGGGCGGGAAGAAAGGCGGTGGGGGGAAGCAAGCGGGGAtgacggaggaggagaggctgcTCTATGCTCAGCAGAGAGCCATGGCGGAGGAGGAGATGGCCAAACGAAAGGAAGACATGCTCACCCAGTTCCTCAAG gATAAGCTCCGAAAGGAGGAGCGCAACAGTGTGCTGAACCGGCACAAGCTGACGGAGAGGTGGCGGGCAGTGTTCAGGCAGACTCGTGCGCAGGAGCTGCGCCGGGACATCGAGGTCCTCAGCCAGACATTCGAGAGGGTGCTGGACCGCAAGGAGAGCGTCATCAAG tgcctgctgggtgACCTCACGGAGTCAAAGCAGCAGTCTGACCTGGCGCTGCGCTCCTACCTGCAGAATGTGGACCTGCTCCTGGACCTGGAGGGCAGCAGGCTGGCTTTCCACAACCAGGATTTCGGCACCAAGCTGGATGAACTCAAAGCTGAGTTCAACACTGAAAG ggagcAGATCCTGACTCGGCACGAGCAGGACTGCGTTTACCTGCAGGACGTGCGCTTCGGCTTGGAACAGCACTACGCCGCGTTGGGCCGCGAGGCCCGGCAGGAGTTCCAGAACACCCGCGATGACATCAAAAACAGG AGCATGGAGGAGAAGAACGCCCTGCGGGTGCagctggagggggaggtggaggagatgtGGCGGCAGCTGCAGGAGGCCACGCGGAGCTACCGCGAGGCCACCGAGGAGCACCGCGCGGCCTGCGAGGCGCTGCGGGCCCGCGACCAGCTCAGCTCCCGGGAGATCCAGGCCCAGATGAAGAGGCTGCAGAAGATGCAG gAGTCGTGCGTGGCGCTGCGGGCCAGGATGAGCGCCACCCAGCGGGAGGGCGAGGCGGCGGCCCGGGACCTGCGCGCCGTCAGGGAGAAGGTGACCGACAGGCGGCGGGAGCTGAAGACGCAGATGGGCAGCGTGCACGCCCAGCACAGGAGCGCCCTCTCCAGGCTCACCCTGCACAGCAGCAACGCCGCCAAGAAGCTCCAGGGAGTCATCGCCAAG GGTGAGAAGTTGATCAGGCAGGCGGGGGTGTGCCGTAAGCTGGAGACGGAGCGGGAGAGGGTGCAGCCGTTTTACCGCTGCTCCCTGAGCGCCGAGGAGCAGCGGCTGGTCAGGGAGAACCAGCTGGAGCCCGCCGTCACCGAGCTGGCCCAG gCCATGCAGGACTACGCGGGCCTGGAGGGGATGTGGCAGCGCTGGGGCCGGGTGGAGCTGGACCGGCTGTGCCTGCAGCGGGAGAAGGCGGCGCTGGCCCAGGAGAACCTGCGGCTGCGCGCCCTCCTGCGCCAGTACCTGAACGGGCTGGTCGTCAGCGACGACGCCCTGCGCCAGGACGGCACCCTGCTCACCGTGTCCCGCAGCGTCCAGAGCCGCCGCCCGCGCCCCGCGCCGCAGCGCCAGCCCGCCCGCGTGCTGCAGCACACGCTGCAGCACACGCTCTAG